The sequence ttttttttttttttaccagttaACCACCAGTAATACTTATGGGTTATTGGAAAATAAGACTACTGCACACCACACACCATTATAGAAATACTAATTGTAACTCACCTGGATAATTTTGTAGAGGAAAGAGAAGACCAAGGAGACACAGGCATTTTTCTTAGACGTTGCTACAACTGATGGAACATTTGTTAAGGTGAAAAGTTGATGTGGGGCTTTCAACATAAGTCGACTTGTATCTACCTTAAAAAAGGTGGCCAGTTTGAGAACAACTACAAGTGGAATTTGCAAGAAGTGAACCATTGAACTCTCAGCAAGAGAAGTAGTACTTTGACCTGAGCAGTCAAACAAACCATCACTCTCCCTTTTACCCAGAGCAAAATATGGAATCGTTTCCCATTTCTATTGGGAACCATATATTGGAAAGGAAAAGGAATACTGAGGCAGTAGTCATTCTAATCCCGTGTGAGAGGTTGAGTAAATGGCAGTAAGGATACGGTACAGATTGTTGTGTTTGATCCACATGAAGCGGACCCCTCCGTGGGCCAGGATAGGGGATAAAttgccctcctcctctctgtccatgAGGATGGGCATAAAGTGCTCAATCTCTGACATGTCCACATCTCCTCTGTAGTTACGACAAACCAGAACCTGGAGCGGTGAAACAAAATCAACAGGAACTTACTTCTCTAGCTGTCTCTCCGTCCGACATGGTATGTGCCTCCTGATGACATCCTGAACTGGCATCCTGTTTTCATCTCATCAAGTGTCTTTGATATGGAACACAAACATCTACATGGGTCTAACGGGACTTTGAATTTGAGGCTTCACATAAAGGGTGTTCTCATTCTCAAACAGGCCTTAGGATGGGGGCAAATGTTGGTGATCATGATGACGTCCATGGATGGTCAGGCTTGTGATACTGTTCATAAGGCCACCACAACCATTATCATAATCATGCAGAATTTGGCCACAATACATTACGTGATTCATTGAACCCAATCTGATCCTAATACCAGTCTAGCTGGGTGGGGTAGATGCTAGCTAAGTAACTAGCTACAATGTATATTATTAATATCCTGTATCAACATCAAACGCTAGCCATCTCAAATTCACTATTGTATATGTCTTAGAATGTaaagtagctagctacatattgTAACTTGGCCATCAAATTATGTGATGCATTAGTAAACATTTTAATGTGAACCATGTTAGattaagctagctaacgttagctcttTAGCTGGCTGAGCTCATCACTTTCCTCTTACCTTGCCTTTAAGATCTAACACATACACCGCACTTGCTGACATTTTGCTAGTCCTAATTTACGAGTTGGTACCGGTGAAAAATATTTAGAATATCTAAAACATGCGGCGGTATGGTAGCATCCACCTAGGAGTGCTAGGTGTTACCGGCTAACATCAGAGAGGAAGAAGCGAAGCGAGAGGGTTTACTCCGCCCAAATCTTGTCCACGAAAACAAGACCGCGAAAGTGAGGAACTTTTGAATatgagtgtcgaatttggtcatCAAAATAATATAATTGCGAATTTGCtacgtgaggcttatttgatcaaatatacGTTTCGAGATCGATTGTTACGAATAAACTAACGCACGTGgtatttcaacaacaacaaaacgactTTATATCAGAATTCTGCCTATTGTTGGCATGAGTATCTGACCTTATTAGCTAGAATGGTCCAACCTTTTCGCCTCCTCCCGTCTGCCTTCAACCTTTGaagacatgtatttccattgttggAGCGATTACTcgactatcttgtcaatataatagaaaACCTTTGCTAATATTTACAATTATATTGCTCTACTTCCGGGAAGCTGTCTGTCTATTCCCAACACAAATATTGCCTTCATACATAATTTGCTACATATTTTCTTAGATTACAAGTTATGCTAATTGTAATTAATATATTGAGTGACTACACTGTATGCATGTGGTGTTATAAGAGACCACAGCTCAGCCCTCTACTTTACAATAGAAGGCTCTGCAATTGGGCCTGGAAAATGCCACCTGTCGTTTCCCGTTTCAATCTTGACAGCAATGAACTACACACAACCAATACCAATGTAAAAAATGTAAGGTGAATAAATTAGTGAAATTCCAGACAAGGAAAAGTAACTCAGTTTAATTAAATACACATCACAGCATGTCTAATCTAGTATAATTTTATGTATGGAACTAAAATATAGTCACACCAATTACCACATTATAAAATGACTAATGTACAACAAATGACACAGAATGGGCAAAAAAAATGTTCTTCTAAAGCATATTCTAAAATGAAAATGGTCCAGGATTCCTCTTCATTTGGTCCAGCTGACTTTAGgaatatcataatgttctgtcaGGGTGTCCAGGTGATGGTTGAAATCCTGCAATACAACAAAAATACCTTTGTTTATTGTAAATTCCAGGGGTTTGTAGAACTCAAATCTCCAAGTGTATTTTCTGAATTACAGTAAATTCATGCAGAGGTTTTCAAATAATATGGTCTTACCTCAACTCTCCGCTTGTGAGTTTTTTCTGCTTTGTTCAAAATTCTCTCCATTTGCTGAAAGAAACATACAAAAATTGGGTGTGAATATTTGTATTTGAAACAGGAAGTAGGTACTTTTATCCCATGACTAACATTGTCTCTATTTCAGTGCTAGAACATCAGTAGGACAATACATTTAGGACAATGATTATTACCCTCTTATCTTGCATCTTGACAAAAGCCATTTGAGCTGGTGTTCTTTTGTCAATGTATCCACTCTTGGTTTCCTCCTCTTCgtttttatttgtattaatttgctGCTCCAAACGATGCTTCTTCTCCTTGTTCTTCTTCTTTCTAAAAGAGTAAAATAATGCCAACAGATGAAGGGTTGTTAGTGAGGAGTTAGCTAGCCTGCTACATAGCTAGCCTACACCAGCTAGAGCTTTGAGGGAAATACTAGATTAGGCTTATATGTTTTTTTactttcatttattttatttaactaggcaagtcagttgagaaaaaaaatattatttacaatgacggcctaccaaaaggcctcctgcggggactggggttgggattaaaaatatataaatataggacaaaacacacatcacgacaagagagaaaacacaacactacataaaagagagacctaaaacaacaacatagcaaggcagcaacacatgacaacacagcatggtagcaacacaacatggtacaaacattattgggtacagacaacagcacaaagggcaagaaggtagagaccaCAATACATcaagcaaagcagccacaactgtcagtaagagtgtccacgatagagtctttgaatgaagagattgagataaaactgtccagtttgagtgtttgttgcagctcattccagtcgctagctgcagcaaactgaaaagaggagcgacccagggatgtctGTGCTTTGGGGacatttaacagaatgtgactggcagaacgggtgttgtatgtcggatgagggctgcagtagatatcgcAGATAGGAGGGAgtaggcctaagagggttttataaataagcatcaaccagtgggtcttgcgacaggtatacagagatgaccagttaacagaggagtatagagtccagtgatgtgtcctataaggagcattggtggcaaatctgatggccgaaaggttaagaacatctagccgctcgaaagcacccttacctgccgacctataaattatgtctccgtaatctagcatctagctggggtgaaagaggagcgattacgatagaggaaaccaagtctagatctaattttagcctgcagctttgatacagtggggcaaaaaagtatttagtcagccaccaattgtgcaagttctcccacttaaaaagatgagagaggcctgtaattttcatcataggtacacttcaactatgacagacaaaatgagaagaaaagaaatccagaaaatcacattgtaggatttttaatgaatttatttgcaaattatggtggaaaataagtatttggtcacctacaaacaagcaagatttctggctctcacagacctgtaacttcttctttaagaggctcctctgtccttcactctttacctgtattaatggcacctgtttgaacttgttatcagtataaaagacacctgtccacaacctcaaacagtcacactccaaactctactatggccaacaccaaagagctgtcaaaggacaccagaaacaaaattgtagacctgcaccaggctgggaagactgaatctgcaataggtaagcagcttggtttgaagaaatcaactgtgggagcaattattaggaaatggaagacatacaagaccactgataatctccatcgatctggggctccacgcaagatctcaccccgtggggtcaaaatgatcacaagaacggtgagcaaaaatcccagaaccacacggagggacctagtgaatgacctgcagagagctgggaccaaagtaacaaagcctaccatcagtaacacactacacctccagggactcaaatcctgcagtgccagacgtgtccccctgcttaagccagtacatgtccaggcccgtctgaagttttgctagagagcatttggatgatccagaagaagattgggagaatgtcatatggtcagatgaaaccaaaatataactttttggtaaaaactcaactcgtcgtgtttggaggacaaagaatgatgagttgcatccaaagaacaccatacctactgtgaagcatgggggtggaaacatcatgctttggggctgtttttctgcaaagggaccaggacgactgatccgtgtaaaggaaagaatgaatggggccatgtatcgtgagattttgagtgaaaacctccttccatcagcaagggcattgaagatgaaacgtggctgggtctttcagcatgacaatgatcccaaacacaccgcccgggcaacgaaggagtggcttcgtaagaagcatttcaaggtcctggagtggtctagccagtctccagatctcaaccccatagaaaatctttggagggagttgaaagtctgtgttgcccagcaacagccccaaaacatcactgctctagaggagatctgcatggaggaatgggccaaaataccagcaatagtgtgtgaaaaccttgtgaagacttacagaaaacgtttgacctctgtcattgccaacaaagggtatataacaaagtattgagataaacttttgttattgaccaaatatttattttccaccataatttgcaaattaattaattaaaaatcctacaatatgattttctggattttttttctcattttgtctgtcatagttgaagtgtacctatgatgaaaattacaggcctctcatcattttaagtgggagaacttgcacaattggtggctgactaaatacttttttcccccactgtatgtgttgggagaaggacagtgtaccatcaagccatactcccaagtacttgtatgaggtgactacctcaagctctaaaccctcagaggtagtaatcacacctgtgaggggaggggcattcttcttaccaaaccacatgacctttgttttagaggtgttcagaacaaggctaagggtagagaaagcttgttggacactaagaaagctttgttgtagaacatttaacacaaaatgcagggaggggccagctgagtataagactatcatctgcatataaatggtcgagagagcttcctactgccagAGCTAtgatgttgatgtaaattgagaagagcgtggggcctaggattgagccttggggtactcccttggtgacaggcagtggctgagacagcacaTTTGACTTGGAAaaacactgcactctttgagagaggtagttagcaaaccagcccaaagacccctcagagacaccaatactccttagccggcccacaagaatggaatggtctgccgtatcaaaagctttggccaagtcaataaaaatagcagcacaacattgcttaaaatcaagggcaatggtgacataatttagaacctttaaggttgcagtgacacatacataacctgagtggaaaccagattgcataccagagagaatactagacatcaagaaagccagtcagttgattattgacaagttcttccaacacttttgataaacacgGCAAAATAGAAacaggcctataacagttaggatcagcttgatctcccgctttaaataaaggacaaaccatggctgccttccaagcaatgggaacctccccagaaaggagagacagattaAAAAAAGGTTGGAGagaggcttggcgatgataggggcagcaactttaaagaaagggtctaaaccatctgacccattACAAATCAGGACAGGCCGTTTCACTGAGCAggcattacgaacacaggctgtaaaatagtaatcactaaggtcattacagaaaacaccagacagATACCTATCATGAtaatttgtgaggataacatcaaggaCATTAGCCTTTTTtttgtttggagtcataccttgtgggattggtaataatctggcAAAGATTTAGGGagcccattgctttaggacttggtcaggtgttTTAAttatgtcccagtttaggtcacctagccggacaaat is a genomic window of Oncorhynchus nerka isolate Pitt River linkage group LG24, Oner_Uvic_2.0, whole genome shotgun sequence containing:
- the fam32a gene encoding protein FAM32A-like, with the translated sequence MSDQYATVQKGSLKLKGIGVVSAGKKKKKNKEKKHRLEQQINTNKNEEEETKSGYIDKRTPAQMAFVKMQDKRQMERILNKAEKTHKRRVEDFNHHLDTLTEHYDIPKVSWTK